From Carassius gibelio isolate Cgi1373 ecotype wild population from Czech Republic chromosome B23, carGib1.2-hapl.c, whole genome shotgun sequence, the proteins below share one genomic window:
- the flnb gene encoding filamin-B isoform X3 yields the protein MMGDFKYSVTAAAINLADDAPWKKIQKNTFTRWCNEHLKSVELQISDLKFDLSDGLILISLLEVLSHKRMFRKYHTRPTFRQLKLDNVSVALEFLDHEKVRLVSIDSKAIVDGNLKLILGLVWTLIQHYSISTPVWEDEANESVSKLTPEMRLLGWIQNKVPELPITNFSQDWQDGKALGALVDGLAPGLCPDWESWDTVHRVSNTKEAMQQADDWLGVPQLIAPEEILDPAVDEQSVMTYLSLFPKARLKPGAPLKPKKVPKPKACRATGRGLQSKGIRVGQLAQFKVDTHKAGPGNLEVNIRDPNGKEVAVTQKDTHEGVYTFEYTPTATGDHTVEITWVGQHIAKSPFKVNVGSKAGPQKIRAWGPGLEGGTVGLSADFLVESVGADSGMLGFAIEGPSKAKIECDDRNDGSCLVRFWSTEAGEYAVHVMCDDEEIQDSPFMTSIRPKRKDFHPEKVTVEGPGVSQTGCIVNLQTKFTVDTRRAGEGELKVYAQRADGECVDVIVASEQSGVFVCSYIPSSLSKHTIAVAWGGVMVPGSPFIVTPRKIKITPCSPVWFKPDGSEVYYSDDEMDLDEDFPENVRPGGHGELVMNIISPSNIQADASKVRAHGPGLKEGFVGEQAEFIIDTSRAGSGRLAIRVDGPCEVTLQCLDNQDGTCTVFYLPKEHGMYKINVLFDNSHITGSPFQPVIKKPIDPSKVLATDLDLLQGRVGEPCIVNINCPMAGSGAPSVQAVSDSGVIVQTEVKENEDGTYTAVYVPLTGGVYTLLLKYGEKEVPFRKVMVNPKAYKSHVKVSRRGVVASDWETDTCQVVANGLGLQKGLTGHPNVFRVNASRSSVGDLDITVEGPSECQVTCEDSDEGIYNVEYTPSVPGDYKVTITCGENHIPGSPFIASVKDVSSTVDSGVCLQSGICVSSNTDTHGTEVPEIKYSGQGIYRSSPPPSVEDTDSFIDPQRPCGSSSPIQFQTLPSRERNTENPSACGGDMAEVIVPGFKGGICGKTPQSFTIDCSSSGETPETVAVVRPDGSFELLEVTDSGDGTYTVVYLPTMDGCHLLMVKFTNDESFNRHFKFEVLPIDDTAQVDVSGPGLTSGVCAWRPQTFTVDCTCTRKVPQFVAIMTPDGLTETIEVEDNGDWTYTVNYTPSMEGLHSLMVKYAEDHSFCSPFHFHVLPVPNSDDKHCGGKGFRNGTAVLELGLEAQVCVNTPQTFTINGSSTGEPPETVAVVTPDGTIKLLNAKDNGDDTYLVSYSSSAEGSHSIMVKYTNDDSFRSLLRFHAIPSHSGSSVKDVLNKEEGWSQEESVHAKAPQILANGCSVEPETVATMTANAPNRSIELADVMENKDRTCSPDMEGCNSVMDKYINEETLRSISEIPEDFTVGHTEPKICAPIPQSFKIGCSKSGKPPECALMISPNGKTELTEVKENADGTYSVKYSPNIEGLHSLMVKYVDDESYCNALRFHVLPVKDQHVSNATEVCGGQLKGDICAQTPRTFTTCCKTSEAPEIDPMKADGSTKLVKGLNNENKINAVNHTSSAEGLHSSAIRDPSEEDFQNHQLPSSCKPQGFQNKVEGRNVIPLGAINQAGFLSCDIVLPSDLSEGEITGEVITPSGKTAQPSVIDNKDGTIMLKFDPSEEGLHQLLIKSSRNDLPELPLQYYANSLPNRSTMAYGRGLVYGIADETATFTICQEDSASSELDITIEGPSEADVCCLDNEDGSCTVSYFPTEPGDYEIQIQNDDVPIRGSPFKSRIADGNVRRSQVKLGSAANFTLDITEDDISQLSASIMSPAGNNVPCLLRTQPDSHLGVSFIPRETGEHLVSIMKDGEHVSKSPISLSISQAEMGDSSKVKAFGPGLHTGHTFCTSEFVVDTWDAGYGGLTVVIEGPSKVDVHTEELEHGTCNISYCPIKAGNYKISIKFSDEHIPGSPFTAVVTDRGLMRENITYNQKATHIASIGSECSLAFKVPGTDAEMLSAYVHEPSGRPGEAVVVATGSDTYAVSFLAKEMGVYNVTVNIQDQTIPGWPLQYTVGPLGQGGCEKVQVWGQGLQKALASVPADFNIWSREAGAGTLSVSVEGPGKIELHFDDQLDGSCIVSYTAQEPGDYEVSVMFDEEHVSQSPFYVSVSAATDKNLTQGQNGSAIDHNQMCNSSEGPSLSDMEINTTSDSSAEPVFLSDASKVICHGPGLSKGFLGRKNTFYVDCSKAGRNLLFVGMHGPTVPCERVSIIHVGGHQYRINYAVKERGKYILAVKWGDEHIPGSPFHITVL from the exons ATGATGGGTGATTTTAAATATAGTGTTACTGCAGCTGCAATCAACCTGGCAGATGATGCACCATGGAAGAAGATCCAGAAAAACACCTTCACGCGCTGGTGCAACGAACACCTGAAGTCTGTGGAGCTGCAGATCAGCGATCTCAAGTTCGATCTGAGCGATGGCCTCATCCTTATCTCACTGCTGGAGGTACTGAGCCATAAGAGGATGTTTAGAAAGTACCACACGCGACCAACCTTCAGACAGCTCAAGCTAGACAATGTTTCGGTGGCTCTGGAGTTTTTGGATCATGAAAAAGTGAGGTTGGTGTCTATAG ACAGTAAGGCCATAGTGGACGGGAACTTGAAGCTGATCCTGGGTCTAGTCTGGACCCTGATACAGCATTACTCCATCTCCACCCCAGTGTGGGAGGATGAGGCAAACGAATCAGTCTCCAAACTGACTCCAGAGATGAGGCTTCTGGGATGGATCCAAAACAAAGTCCCTGAGCTGCCCATAACTAACTTCAGCCAGGACTGGCAGGATGGCAAGGCCCTCGGTGCATTAGTGGATGGACTGGCACCAG GCTTGTGTCCTGACTGGGAGAGTTGGGACACAGTGCATCGGGTGAGTAACACTAAAGAAGCCATGCAGCAAGCTGATGATTGGCTTGGCGTTCCACAG CTCATAGCCCCAGAGGAGATTCTTGATCCAGCTGTGGATGAGCAGTCAGTGATGACATACCTCTCACTTTTCCCCAAAGCCAGACTGAAACCTGGAGCTCCACTCAAGCCAAAGAAAG tgcctaAACCCAAAGCCTGTCGTGCCACAGGACGGGGACTGCAGTCCAAAGGCATAAGAGTAGGTCAGCTGGCCCAGTTTAAGGTGGACACCCACAAAGCTGGGCCTGGAAATCTGGAGGTCAATATTAGAGACCCCA ATGGCAAGGAAGTGGCTGTTACTCAGAAGGACACACATGAAGGTGTATATACCTTTGAATATACACCCACTGCTACAGGAGATCACACAGTGGAGATCACTTGGGTTGGTCAGCACATTGCCAAGAG CCCATTTAAAGTCAATGTTGGTTCAAAAGCTGGGCCACAGAAGATCCGGGCATGGGGACCAGGACTGGAGGGAGGGACTGTGGGTTTGTCAGCTGATTTCTTAGTGGAATCCGTTGGTGCAGATTCGGGCATGCTGG GTTTTGCCATTGAAGGTCCATCTAAGGCAAAGATTGAGTGTGATGACCGTAATGATGGCTCCTGCCTTGTGCGGTTCTGGTCAACTGAGGCCGGTGAGTATGCTGTACACGTAATGTGTGACGATGAAGAAATCCAGGACAGTCCCTTCATGACCTCCATCAGACCTAAGAGAAAAGACTTCCACCCTGAAAAG GTGACAGTAGAAGGACCAGGTGTTTCCCAAACCGGCTGCATAGTGAACCTTCAAACCAAATTCACAGTAGATACCAGGCGAGCTGGTGAAGGAGAACTTAAAGTTTATGCTCAG AGAGCAGATGGAGAGTGTGTAGATGTCATTGTTGCTTCTGAACAATCTGGTGTCTTTGTCTGCTCCTACATCCCGTCATCTCTCTCCAAACACACCATTGCTGTGGCTTGGGGAGGAGTCATGGTTCCCGGGAGTCCTTTCATT GTGACACCTCGCAAGATTAAGATTACACCTTGTAGCCCAGTCTGGTTTAAACCAGATGGCTCGGAAGTGTATTACTCTG ATGACGAGATGGACCTTGATGAAGACTTCCCAGAGAACGTACGGCCTGGAGGCCATGGAGAGCTTGTTATGAACATAATCAGCCCATCAAACATCCAAGCCGATGCCTCAAAG GTAAGAGCTCATGGTCCAGGCCTAAAAGAAGGTTTTGTTGGAGAACAGGCTGAGTTCATCATTGACACAAGCAGAGCAGGCAGTGGAAGACTTGCCATAAGAGTGGATGGACCCTGTGAAGTTACTCTCCAATGTCTGGACAATCAAGATGGCACTTGTACAGTGTTTTACCTTCCCAAAGAGCATGggatgtataaaataaatgtccTTTTTGACAACTCTCACATAACTGGCTCTCCATTCCAGCCTGTTATAAAGAAGCCGATTGACCCCTCTAAGGTTTTGGCTACAGACCTTGATCTGCTACAGGGGAGAGTCGGTGAACCTTGCATTGTAAATATAAACTGCCCAATGGCAGGATCTGGAGCTCCATCTGTGCAGGCTGTCTCCGACTCAGGAGTCATTGTCCAAACAGAAGTGAAGGAGAATGAAGACGGCACCTACACAGCGGTTTATGTGCCTCTAACTGGAGGCGTATATACGCTGCTTCTGAAATATGGAGAAAAGGAGGTGCCCTTTCGTAAAGTTATGGTTAATCCAAAGGCCTACAAAAGCCATGTAAAAGTGAGCAGACGAG GCGTTGTGGCTAGTGATTGGGAAACTGATACATGTCAAGTTGTTGCAAATGGTTTGGGTCTCCAAAAGGGCCTGACTGGACATCCTAATGTGTTTCGTGTAAATGCCAG CAGATCTTCAGTTGGTGATTTGGACATAACAGTGGAGGGTCCGTCTGAGTGTCAGGTGACATGTGAAGACAGCGatgaaggcatttataatgtGGAATATACTCCTTCAGTGCCTGGTGACTATAAGGTCACCATTACCTGTGGAGAGAACCACATTCCAG GAAGTCCATTTATTGCATCAGTGAAGGATGTTTCAAGTACTGTGGACTCTGGAGTCTGTCTGCAGTCAGGGATCTGTGTATCTTCAAATACCGATACCCATG GTACTGAAGTGCCAGAAATCAAATACAGCGGACAAGGGATTTACAGGTCAAGTCCACCTCCATCAGTGGAAGACACAGATTCCTTCATAGATCCTCAGAGACCTTGTGGAAGCAGCAG TCCCATCCAGTTCCAAACACTGCCTAGCCGTGAGCGTAATACAGAGAATCCCTCAGCTTGTGGTGGGGATATGGCAGAGGTGATTGTTCCTGGTTTTAAAGGTGGAATCTGTGGTAAAACCCCTCAAAGTTTTACGATTGACTGTAGTAGCAGTGGAGAAACACCAGAGACTGTTGCTGTGGTGAGACCCGATG GTTCCTTCGAGCTTCTGGAGGTGACAGACAGTGGAGATGGCACTTATACTGTTGTCTATTTGCCCACCATGGATGGCTGTCATTTGTTAATGGTGAAATTCACAAATGATGAGAGCTTTAATCG acaTTTCAAGTTTGAAGTGTTGCCAATAGATGACACTGCTCAAGTTGATGTATCAGGTCCAGGTCTGACATCAGGGGTGTGTGCCTGGCGTCCTCAAACATTTACTGTCGACTGCACCTGCACAAGAAAAGTCCCACAGTTTGTTGCCATAATGACACCAGATG GCTTGACTGAGACGATAGAGGTTGAAGACAATGGCGATTGGACATACACTGTAAACTACACTCCTTCAATGGAAGGCCTTCATTCTCTGATGGTCAAATATGCTGAAGACCATTCCTTTTGCAG TCCTTTCCACTTTCATGTGTTGCCTGTGCCTAATTCTGATGATAAACACTGTGGAGGTAAAGGCTTTAGGAATGGTACTGCAGTTTTGGAATTGGGCTTAGAGGCACAAGTGTGTGTAAACACTCCTCAGACCTTCACAATCAATGGCAGTAGCACTGGAGAGCCGCCAGAGACTGTAGCTGTTGTTACACCTGATG GAACAATCAAGCTATTAAATGCAAAAGACAATGGAGATGACACATACTTGGTGTCATACTCCTCTTCTGCTGAAGGATCTCACTCAATTATGGTCAAATATACCAATGATGATTCCTTTAGAAG TCTTCTCAGGTTTCATGCAATACCTTCTCACTCTGGTAGCAGTGTTAAAGATGTCTTAAACAAAGAGGAAGGTTGGAGTCAGGAGGAAAGTGTCCACGCTAAAGCTCCTCAGATACTTGCTAATGGCTGCAGTGTGGAACCAGAGACTGTCGCCACAATGACCGCTAATGCTCCCAACC GTTCAATCGAACTTGCAGATGTGATGGAAAACAAGGACAGAACTTGTTCACCGGATATGGAGGGCTGTAATTCTGTTATGGATAAATACATCAATGAAGAGACTTTAAGAAG CATCTCTGAGATCCCGGAAGACTTTACAGTTGGACATACAGAACCAAAGATTTGTGCTCCAATCCCTCAGTCGTTCAAAATCGGCTGCAGTAAATCTGGGAAGCCCCCTGAGTGTGCGCTGATGATCTCCCCCAACG GAAAGACTGAACTGACAGAGGTTAAAGAAAACGCAGATGGGACTTACTCCGTTAAATATTCTCCAAACATAGAAGGTCTTCATTCCTTGATGGTCAAATATGTTGATGATGAGTCATATTGCAA TGCTCTGAGATTCCATGTCCTGCCTGTAAAGGATCAACATGTATCCAATGCAACTGAGGTTTGTGGCGGACAATTAAAGGGAGATATCTGTGCTCAAACTCCTCGGACTTTCACAACTTGCTGCAAGACTAGCGAGGCCCCGGAGATTGACCCTATGAAAGCCGATG GCAGTACAAAACTTGTTAAAGGGTTAAATAATGAGAACAAGATCAATGCTGTAAATCACACATCCTCTGCTGAAGGCTTGCACTCCTCCGCTATCAGAGATCCCAGTGAGGAGGATTTTCAAAA TCACCAGCTGCCGTCATCATGCAAACCTCAAGGTTTTCAAAACAAG GTTGAGGGCAGAAATGTAATTCCTCTTGGAGCCATTAATCAAGCAGGGTTTCTATCATGTGATATAGTGCTGCCATCAGACTTAAGTGAAGGTGAAATTACAG GTGAGGTGATCACGCCGTCTGGAAAGACAGCACAGCCCAGCGTGATTGATAACAAAGACGGCACCATCATGCTAAAGTTTGATCCTTCAGAAGAGGGTCTTCACCAGCTACTTATTAAATCATCCAGAAATGATCTACCAG AACTTCCACTGCAGTATTATGCTAATAGTCTTCCTAATCGCAGCACTATGGCCTATGGACGTGGCCTTGTGTATGGAATTGCAGATGAGACTGCAACATTCACCATCTGTCAGGAAGATTCAGCCTCGA GTGAGCTGGACATCACAATTGAGGGTCCGTCTGAGGCAGATGTGTGCTGCTTGGACAATGAAGATGGCTCTTGTACTGTGAGTTACTTCCCAACTGAGCCTGGAGATTATGAGATCCAGATACAAAATGATGACGTGCCTATCCGAGGTAGTCCCTTCAAGTCCAGAATTGCCG ATGGAAATGTGAGAAGGTCACAGGTAAAACTGGGCAGTGCGGCTAACTTTACCCTGGACATCACTGAAGACGATATAAGCCAGCTCTCAGCCAGCATCATGTCACCCGCAGGCAATAATGTTCCCTGTTTGCTGAGAACACAACCTGACAGCCATCTGG GTGTATCATTCATCCCCAGAGAAACTGGTGAGCATCTGGTCAGCATCATGAAGGACGGTGAGCATGTGAGCAAAAGTCCCATCTCGCTTTCCATCAGTCAGGCGGAGATGGGAGATAGCAGCAAGGTGAAAGCCTTCGGCCCCGGCTTACATACAGGGCACACCTTCTGCACATCTGAATTTGTGGTTGACACTTGGGATGCAG GATATGGTGGGCTAACAGTTGTAATTGAGGGTCCCAGTAAGGTAGATGTTCACACTGAAGAGCTGGAGCACGGAACATGCAATATATCGTACTGCCCAATCAAGGCTGGGAATTACAAAATCTCCATTAAATTCTCTGATGAACACATTCCAG GGAGTCCTTTTACGGCTGTGGTGACAGACCGTGGGCTTATGAGAGAGAACATCACCTACAACCAGAAAGCCACTCATATTGCCAGCATTGGGAGTGAATGCAGCTTAGCCTTCAAAGTCCCAG GTACTGATGCTGAGATGCTGTCTGCTTATGTGCATGAGCCCTCGGGACGTCCAGGAGAGGCAGTTGTTGTTGCCACAGGCAGTGACACCTATGCAGTGAGCTTTCTAGCTAAAGAGATGGGAGTTTATAATGTGACTGTAAATATCCAAGATCAGACAATCCCTGGCTGGCCACTGCAGTACACCGTCGGCCCACTTGGACAGGGAGGATGTGAAAAGGTCCAGGTGTGGGGGCAAGGCCTTCAAAAAGCTTTAGCAAGTGTTCCAG ctgACTTTAATATTTGGTCCCGTGAGGCCGGAGCAGGAACTCTGTCTGTCTCAGTAGAGGGTCCTGGAAAGATTGAGCTCCACTTCGACGATCAGCTGGATGGTTCTTGCATTGTGTCCTACACGGCTCAAGAGCCTG GTGACTATGAGGTTTCAGTCATGTTTGATGAGGAGCATGTTTCTCAAAGCCCTTTCTATGTGTCTGTCAGTGCTGCCACAGATAAGAATCTCACGCAAGGACAAAATGGCTCTG CTATCGATCATAATCAGATGTGTAACAGTTCTGAGGGACCCTCTCTGTCAGACATGGAGATAAACACAACATCTGACAGCAGTGCTGAGCCAGTTTTCCTGTCTGATGCTAGTAAAGTCATCTGCCATGGCCCAGGCCTGAGTAAGGGCTTTCTAGGACGCAAAAACACTTTTTATGTGGACTGCAGTAAAGCTG GACGAAACCTTCTCTTTGTGGGTATGCATGGCCCCACCGTCCCCTGCGAGCGGGTGTCAATCATTCACGTGGGCGGACATCAGTACAGGATCAACTATGCTGtgaaagaaagaggaaaataCATATTAGCAGTGAAGTGGGGAGATGAACACATCCCTGGATCTCCATTCCATATTACTGTTCTGTGA